One Poecilia reticulata strain Guanapo linkage group LG4, Guppy_female_1.0+MT, whole genome shotgun sequence genomic window carries:
- the firrm gene encoding FIGNL1-interacting regulator of recombination and mitosis — translation MSQTNTSLLEEVVQWSQETCRQELKSVLPKLTSLHYEASTWNDCLRILKIITEMFLPHIGLSELEEECFSKILPKAVAMFDNMMKEIMNQVGELSSQNTELCTFLRNILQAMVQLIDALSVCVRHVGSFEEGLCLDAIRSLPTCILKVLRETFQHCKDSEIVYCGRLSLVADLLQGLFKEAYSLQKSLLEILDRISLDSSASDEEVSDIVAVIHSLLDICSIISNLDIALHANTWKFLIKQSLKYQSLVEEQLHHGDIVNSLSDNLLASLHSCVEMAEHIKLTGLQETVQSPEYKLFQKTAKMCRFFANTLVHYIKEFKYFLTKKSSCFHQLYLQIFSKFPPSLCAPTLPTALAGELSASVLVPMDAFLLQLLPLRPFAEVVLQPDVWLSSEHELPHFLMLVNILGQLLSQPEEVMELWYSGSQFPEDTPRLPLYHAIFISFRRCYTERKVPVRLPGVMLKGQAQAEVTLHQHICVQLCASVAVLPPVYFPVLERCLMDAVLQADTPTALLAVDVWCFTARYGTAELCLHHVLLIAQLVKACNSECYQLLHLGLLLRRMVFLMTPSHQLELVAEFSPSKVENLPVWHHVLLRALSQDVRLRVESEIIALMQRVFMAWEDGGHKLGQVDKVNAALGSLLSLLRGHPSPEEQCSLSVVRMITQLWSRMNPSQLQTHLVLQDTLKLLLSATTVIVKNIRPEAISQALLCLEAVVSQKCPDYLLLAALGFLSSLGKTFFPEDCQSQVLPRLSGLFGVLLADKSWLLHQHALEAFSYFAGNTNHEEVISQSLCVEETKTKVINYLSKTLKVLEDVESRLKRLKLEKVVIEQHNKKLESKESGSDKQAAETEAITDPEPSPKRARQETSAEEEYDRHIQTAQNSLKALHALVESKANMTAPPPSWLKVKLQQLMTLIREITSVRHTT, via the exons ATGTCCCAGACCAACACATCTTTGCTGGAAGAGGTGGTGCAGTGGAGTCAGGAAACCTGTCGCCAGGAGCTCAAGTCTGTCCTGCCTAAACTTACA TCTTTGCATTATGAGGCATCTACCTGGAATGATTGTCTAC gTATACTGAAGATAATTACAGAGATGTTCTTGCCACACATTGGTTTgtcagagctggaggaggagtgCTTTTCCAAGATCCTACCAAAG GCAGTTGCAATGTTCGACAACATGATgaaagaaattatgaatcaaGTTGGCGAGCTTTCAAGTCAAAACACTGAACTGTGTACTTTTCTAAGAAACATTCTACAG GCAATGGTGCAGCTAATCGATGCACTTTCCGTTTGTGTGCGTCACGTTGGCTCATTTGAAGAAGGTCTGTGTTTGGATGCTATCCGTTCGCTACCGACTTGCATCCTTAAAGTCCTGAGAGAAACATTTCAGCACTGcaag GACAGTGAGATAGTTTATTGTGGCCGTCTATCTCTGGTGGCCGATCTGCTGCAAGGACTCTTCAAGGAGGCGTACTCCCTGCAGAAGAGTCTACTGGAGATCCTGGACAGGATCTCTCTGGACAGTAGTGCCTCAGATGAAGAGGTTTCTGACATTGTTGcag tgatTCACAGCCTTCTCGATATCTGCTCCATTATCTCTAACCTTGACATTGCACTGCATGCAAACACATGGAAGTTCCTAATCAA aCAGAGCCTGAAGTACCAGTCGTTGGTGGAGGAACAGCTGCACCATGGCGACATCGTCAACAGCTTGTCTGACAATTTGTTGGCTTCCTTACACAGCTGTGTGGAGATGGCTGAACATATAAAGCTGACAGGTTTACAG GAGACTGTTCAAAGTCCGGAATACAAGcttttccagaaaactgcaaagatgtGCAGATTCTTTGCTAACACTTTGGTTCATTACATAAAG gaatttaaatattttctgacaaaaaagtcCAGCTGCTTTCACCAACTCTACCTCCAGATATTCAG TAAGTTTCCTCCAAGTTTGTGTGCCCCGACGCTGCCCACAGCTCTGGCTGGTGAGCTAAGTGCATCAGTTCTGGTTCCTATGGATGCTTTCCTGCTTCAGCTGTTGCCTCTGAGGCCCTTTGCTGAAGTTGTCCTGCAGCCAGACGTGT GGTTGAGCTCTGAGCACGAGcttccacattttctcatgcTGGTGAATATTTTGGGACAGCTGCTCAGCCAACCAGAGGAAGTGATGGAGCTTTGGTACTCTGGAAGTCAGTTTCCAGAAGACACACCGAG GCTTCCACTCTACCATGCCATCTTTATTAGTTTCCGACGATGCTACACTGAGCGTAAAGTACCAGTTCGGTTGCCAGGGGTTATGCTGAAGGGTCAGGCCCAGGCCGAGGTCACCCTGCACCAACACATCTGTGTACAGCTCTGTGCCAGTGTGGCTGTGCTCCCTCCAGTCTACTTTCCTGTACTA GAACGTTGTTTGATGGATGCTGTGCTGCAGGCTGATACGCCAACAGCTTTGTTGGCAGTAGATGTGTGGTGCTTCACAGCACG ATACGGAACAGCAGAACTTTGCCTACATCATGTCCTGCTTATTGCTCAGCTG GTGAAAGCATGCAACTCTGAATGCTACCAGTTGTTACACCTGGGATTGCTACTGAGACGTATGGTTTTCCTCATGACCCCGAGCCACCAG TTGGAGTTGGTAGCAGAGTTCTCACCATCAAAGGTGGAAAATCTTCCCGTGTGGCATCACGTCCTCCTCAGAGCTCTTTCTCAGGACGTCCGTCTTCGTGTGGAGTCAGAGATCATTGCCCTGATGCAAAGGGTTTTTATGGCGTGGGAGGATGGAGGACACAAACTGGGACAAGTGGACAAAGTG AACGCAGCGCTGGGGTCGCTCCTCTCTCTGCTTCGAGGGCATCCTTCTCCTGAGGAACAGTGCTCATTGTCTGTAGTGAGGATGATTACACAGTTGTGGTCACGAATGAATCCCAGTCag TTGCAGACTCACCTTGTGCTCCAAGATACTTTGAAGCTGCTCTTGTCAGCGACAACTGTGATTGTAAAGAACATCAGACCTGAAGCCATTTCTCAg GCTCTGTTGTGTCTGGAAGCTGTAGTTTCTCAGAAATGTCCGGATTATCTACTGCTGGCTGCTCTGGGGTTTCTCTCCTCTCTGGGAAAGACCTTTTTTCCTGAAGACTGTCAG AGTCAGGTTCTTCCGAGATTAAGCGGTCTGTTTGGAGTCCTTCTGGCTGACAAGTCTTGGCTGCTACATCAGCACGCCCTAGAGGCCTTTTCTTACTTTGCAGGG AATACGAACCATGAAGAGGTCATTTCCCAGAGTTTGTGTGTGGAAGAAACAAAGACCAAAGTGATCAATTACCTAAGCAAG acACTGAAAGTACTGGAAGATGTGGAGTCACGGCTAAAAAGGCTGAAACTGGAGAAAGTTGTGATCGAGCAACACAATAAGAAACTGGAGAGCAAAGAAAGTGGTTCTGACAAACAGGCTGCTGAAACTGAAGCCATCACAGACCCTGAG CCAAGCCCAAAGAGAGCTCGACAGGAGACGAGTGCAGAGGAGGAGTACGACCGCCACATCCAGACGGCTCAGAACTCTTTAAAAGCCCTTCATGCTCTCGTGGAGAGTAAAGCCAACATGACGGCGCCACCTCCATCATGGCTGAAAGTCAAGCTTCAGCAACTGATGACCCTCATAAGAGAAATCACTTCAGTCAGACACACAACCTAg